The Armatimonadota bacterium genome has a segment encoding these proteins:
- the ilvN gene encoding acetolactate synthase small subunit → MAQLEQHTITVLVENHPGVLARVAGLFARRGYNIESLSVSVTDRAEISRMTLLVGGDLGVLEQITKQLNKLVEVIKVVDYTETKAISRELGLIKVNAEPMSRAEILQVVDIFRARVIDMSERTFIVEVTGSSDKLDKMVDMLAPYGIRELVRTGIIAMARGPRTAARAARDASE, encoded by the coding sequence ATGGCGCAGCTTGAGCAACATACCATTACGGTACTCGTGGAGAACCATCCGGGTGTGCTGGCGCGCGTCGCCGGCCTCTTCGCGCGGCGTGGTTACAACATCGAGTCGCTCTCCGTGAGTGTTACCGACCGGGCCGAGATTTCGCGCATGACGCTGCTGGTGGGCGGGGATCTCGGTGTGTTGGAGCAGATTACCAAGCAGCTGAACAAGCTGGTGGAAGTAATCAAGGTTGTGGATTACACCGAGACGAAGGCGATCAGTCGGGAGCTGGGCCTGATCAAAGTAAATGCCGAGCCGATGTCGCGGGCTGAAATCCTTCAGGTGGTCGATATCTTTCGCGCGCGGGTTATCGATATGAGCGAACGGACCTTCATTGTGGAGGTTACCGGCAGCAGCGACAAGCTGGACAAGATGGTAGACATGTTGGCGCCTTACGGGATCCGTGAGCTCGTTCGAACCGGCATTATCGCAATGGCGCGCGGACCACGCACAGCCGCGCGTGCTGCCCGTGACGCGAGCGAGTAG
- the ilvB gene encoding biosynthetic-type acetolactate synthase large subunit: MLMSGAQILLACLKREGVTHVFGYPGGAVLPIYDAIFDCEEIAHILVRHEQGAAHMADGFARASGKVGVCLATSGPGATNLVTGIANAYMDSIPIVAITGQVRTTAIGKDAFQEADITGITMPITKHNQLVKEVQHLPVAMALAFHIARTGRPGPTLVDIPMDVSKATMEFDPETEYPGDLDIPSYRPSGPAARVPELQIRKAAQLIANARRPVLYVGGGAIMSGAHEEVTALAERTNMLTTTTLMGKGAIDESHPLSIGMLGMHGTAYANHAVNGSDLLIAVGARFDDRVTGNVQKFATGAAIIHIDIDPAEIGKVVRPDVPIVGDVKAVLKELLRVVAPRPADEWNDQIMAWKRAFPLSVPRDGKLYPETIIEQINSSFPDGCIMSTDVGQHQMWAAQYFKCARPRRWITSGGLGTMGYGLPAAIGARFARPDWPVVCISGDGSFQMCTQELMTAAVYGLPIIVFIINNRSLGMVRQWQEMFYQERYSAVDLQASPDFVTLTEAYGGVGIRVATPEDLPAAIAQAMAVTDRPVVIDCAVPTEENVYPMIPSGTSVDEMLVRQDLEQVKASVDADSETWSFSDQERLLARIADAAQAPPE, translated from the coding sequence ATGTTGATGTCTGGTGCGCAGATACTGCTGGCATGCCTCAAGCGCGAAGGCGTCACGCATGTGTTTGGCTACCCGGGGGGCGCAGTGCTCCCGATTTATGACGCGATTTTTGATTGCGAAGAGATCGCCCACATTCTCGTGCGCCACGAACAGGGCGCAGCGCACATGGCCGATGGCTTCGCCCGCGCTTCCGGTAAGGTTGGCGTCTGCCTGGCAACCAGCGGACCTGGCGCCACCAATCTGGTAACCGGCATCGCCAATGCCTATATGGATTCTATACCGATTGTGGCGATTACCGGCCAGGTGCGCACGACGGCGATCGGGAAGGACGCGTTTCAGGAAGCCGATATCACCGGCATCACCATGCCCATCACCAAACATAACCAGCTGGTGAAGGAGGTGCAACATCTGCCTGTCGCCATGGCGCTGGCCTTTCATATTGCGCGCACCGGGCGACCGGGACCAACTCTGGTCGATATTCCGATGGACGTCAGCAAGGCCACGATGGAGTTCGATCCCGAAACGGAGTACCCTGGCGATCTGGATATACCGTCGTACCGGCCAAGTGGACCGGCTGCGCGCGTTCCCGAATTACAGATCCGCAAAGCCGCGCAGCTCATCGCCAATGCCAGGCGCCCGGTTCTTTACGTGGGGGGCGGCGCAATTATGTCGGGCGCGCATGAAGAAGTGACCGCTCTCGCAGAGCGGACCAACATGCTGACCACCACGACCTTGATGGGGAAGGGCGCGATCGACGAAAGTCATCCGCTTTCCATCGGCATGCTGGGCATGCATGGAACCGCCTACGCCAACCACGCCGTCAACGGCTCCGACCTTCTGATTGCCGTGGGGGCGCGGTTTGATGATCGAGTAACGGGCAATGTGCAGAAGTTCGCGACCGGTGCGGCGATCATCCATATCGACATCGATCCGGCCGAGATTGGCAAGGTTGTGCGGCCGGATGTGCCGATTGTGGGAGATGTGAAGGCCGTGCTGAAGGAGCTGCTTCGCGTTGTGGCGCCGCGCCCTGCCGACGAGTGGAACGACCAGATCATGGCATGGAAGCGAGCGTTTCCTCTGTCCGTTCCTCGAGACGGAAAGCTCTATCCGGAAACGATTATTGAGCAGATTAACAGCTCCTTCCCGGACGGATGCATCATGTCGACCGACGTTGGGCAGCACCAGATGTGGGCGGCGCAGTACTTCAAGTGCGCCAGGCCACGCAGGTGGATCACGTCCGGGGGTCTCGGCACCATGGGCTACGGGCTGCCGGCCGCAATTGGCGCGCGATTCGCCAGGCCGGATTGGCCCGTAGTCTGTATCTCGGGTGACGGCTCTTTTCAAATGTGCACGCAGGAACTGATGACCGCTGCCGTATATGGGCTTCCGATCATCGTATTCATCATTAACAATCGGTCCCTCGGCATGGTCCGCCAGTGGCAGGAGATGTTCTACCAGGAGCGCTACAGTGCCGTGGACTTGCAAGCATCGCCGGATTTTGTTACACTGACAGAGGCGTATGGCGGCGTGGGTATCCGCGTGGCAACGCCGGAGGATCTGCCGGCGGCAATTGCACAGGCGATGGCCGTAACCGACCGTCCCGTGGTGATCGATTGCGCCGTGCCGACGGAAGAGAATGTCTACCCGATGATTCCTTCCGGCACCAGCGTCGACGAGATGCTGGTCCGCCAGGATCTGGAACAGGTAAAGGCTTCCGTGGATGCAGACAGTGAAACCTGGTCATTCAGTGATCAGGAGCGTCTGCTTGCGCGCATTGCCGATGCGGCACAGGCGCCACCGGAATGA
- the ilvC gene encoding ketol-acid reductoisomerase — protein MPAKVYYEADADPNVLRNCTVAVLGYGSQGHAHALNLRDSGVDVVVGARRGKSWDAAESDGLAVASVAEAVQRAAVTMVLVNDELQAALYRDEIAPNLKTGSALAFGHGFNIHFGQIVPPDDIDVFMVAPKGPGHLVRRVFVDGKGVPCLIAVHHNHTGNARNLALAWARGIGGTRAGVIETTFQEETETDLFGEQTVLCGGATSLVKAAFETLVEAGYQPEIAYFECLHELKLIVDLMYESGISGMRRSISDTAQFGDMTRGPRIIDAHVRETMKEALRQIQSGEFAREWILENRAGRPVFRALDQRDRNSQIEQVGKELRAMMSWVQPTAVQPVEAAAESSLNERAAHVEWKS, from the coding sequence ATGCCCGCTAAAGTCTATTATGAGGCAGATGCCGACCCGAACGTGCTGCGCAATTGCACCGTGGCTGTACTTGGGTATGGCAGCCAGGGGCATGCGCATGCCCTCAACCTGAGAGATTCCGGCGTCGATGTGGTGGTAGGCGCACGCAGGGGAAAGTCGTGGGATGCGGCTGAGAGTGACGGATTGGCGGTTGCCTCGGTGGCCGAAGCTGTCCAACGTGCCGCAGTCACGATGGTTCTGGTCAACGACGAGCTTCAAGCCGCACTGTATCGTGACGAGATAGCGCCAAATCTGAAGACCGGCTCGGCTCTGGCCTTTGGACATGGATTCAACATCCACTTTGGCCAGATCGTCCCGCCGGATGACATCGACGTGTTTATGGTTGCGCCGAAGGGACCGGGCCACCTGGTCCGTCGGGTATTTGTCGATGGCAAGGGCGTTCCGTGCCTCATCGCCGTTCATCACAATCACACGGGAAACGCCCGTAACCTGGCTCTTGCCTGGGCGCGCGGCATTGGTGGCACCCGCGCAGGCGTCATCGAAACCACCTTCCAGGAGGAGACGGAAACCGACCTGTTCGGCGAACAGACGGTGCTCTGCGGCGGCGCCACATCGCTGGTGAAGGCCGCCTTCGAAACGCTGGTTGAAGCCGGATACCAGCCGGAGATCGCCTACTTCGAGTGCCTGCACGAACTGAAGCTCATCGTAGACCTGATGTACGAATCGGGCATATCCGGCATGCGGCGCTCCATTTCGGATACAGCGCAGTTTGGCGACATGACGCGCGGTCCCCGCATCATTGATGCTCATGTGCGCGAAACGATGAAGGAAGCGCTGCGCCAGATCCAGTCCGGAGAGTTTGCGCGAGAATGGATCCTTGAGAATCGTGCGGGCCGTCCGGTCTTCCGCGCGCTCGATCAACGCGATCGGAACTCACAAATCGAACAGGTGGGAAAGGAGCTGCGCGCCATGATGAGCTGGGTGCAGCCGACGGCGGTGCAGCCCGTGGAAGCAGCGGCTGAGTCGTCCCTCAATGAGCGTGCTGCTCACGTGGAATG
- a CDS encoding HEAT repeat domain-containing protein, protein MAKPSRYSIWPREVWKAATQAERVAMVDEYALGSLDDPERFLVLLEHPHDFVRARSVCALARQDTPAIRAFMRAAMTDSVDSVREAAADAIGLYRDRRDIIRLTIALAGDPSWFVRSSAADALGTIGHRSASAALKAALRYDSAPIVRRNAAAALVAVRAKHTHRALVEALARERNAFSRIGISIGLYTFGDRAARRRLHHAMRSGNMLILSNIFNVDLADYVRQEDYDGFRRRASRIMETHDLEVVREEAAAFIARLDARLGPAA, encoded by the coding sequence ATGGCTAAACCCAGTAGGTACTCGATCTGGCCGCGAGAGGTATGGAAGGCCGCGACCCAGGCAGAACGCGTGGCGATGGTGGACGAGTATGCCCTCGGATCGCTGGATGATCCGGAACGGTTCCTGGTGCTCCTGGAGCATCCACATGACTTTGTCCGGGCTCGGTCGGTGTGCGCGCTGGCACGGCAAGACACGCCCGCGATCCGCGCGTTTATGCGCGCAGCCATGACGGACTCGGTCGACTCTGTCAGAGAGGCCGCCGCAGACGCAATCGGATTATATCGCGACCGTCGCGATATAATCCGATTAACCATCGCACTCGCCGGCGACCCGTCATGGTTCGTGCGGTCGTCGGCCGCGGACGCGTTGGGCACTATCGGGCACAGGTCCGCGTCGGCGGCCTTGAAGGCAGCGCTGCGGTACGACAGCGCGCCGATCGTCCGCCGCAACGCTGCCGCGGCGCTGGTCGCCGTACGCGCGAAGCACACGCACCGCGCGCTGGTGGAGGCACTCGCTCGCGAACGCAACGCGTTTTCCCGGATCGGCATCAGTATTGGGCTCTACACGTTCGGTGACCGCGCAGCGCGACGCCGGCTGCATCACGCTATGCGCAGCGGTAACATGTTGATACTGTCAAACATCTTCAACGTTGACCTTGCGGACTACGTCCGCCAGGAGGATTACGACGGATTTCGCCGGCGTGCGTCGCGCATTATGGAAACGCACGACCTGGAGGTTGTTCGGGAGGAGGCGGCTGCCTTCATCGCGCGGCTCGACGCCCGCCTGGGCCCAGCTGCCTGA